From the genome of Streptomyces sp. NBC_01116, one region includes:
- a CDS encoding M16 family metallopeptidase: protein MTSRSSATTARASSEARAVARTQTLLKGKDGIGTVRRTVLPGGLRIVTETLPSVRSATFGIWANVGSRDETPTLNGATHYLEHLLFKGTAKRTALDISSAIDAVGGEMNAFTAKEYTCYYARVLDTDLPLAIDVVCDMLTGSLIAPEDVDAERGVILEEIAMTEDDPGDCVHDLFAHTMLGDTPLGRPVLGTVDTINALNRGQIARFYKKHYDPTHLVVAAAGNVDHATVVRQVRRAFERAGALSRHDAVPMAPREGSRTLRTAGKVELLNRKTEQAHVVLGMPGLARTDERRWALGVLNTALGGGMSSRLFQEVREKRGLAYSVYSYTSGFADCGLFGVYAGCRPNQVHDVLKICRDELDRVATHGLDDDEVARAIGQLSGSTVLGLEDTGALMNRIGKSELCWGEQMSVDDMLARIAEVTPDDVREVAGELLTQRPSLSVIGPLKDKQADRLHEAVS from the coding sequence GTGACGTCCCGTAGTTCCGCGACGACGGCCCGCGCCTCCTCCGAGGCGCGGGCCGTCGCCCGTACCCAAACGCTTCTGAAGGGCAAGGACGGCATCGGCACCGTCCGCCGGACCGTCCTCCCCGGCGGTCTGCGGATCGTCACCGAGACCCTGCCCTCCGTCCGGTCCGCCACCTTCGGCATCTGGGCCAACGTCGGCTCCCGCGACGAGACGCCCACCCTGAACGGCGCGACCCACTACCTCGAACACCTCCTCTTCAAGGGCACGGCCAAGCGCACCGCCCTCGACATCTCCTCCGCGATCGACGCGGTCGGCGGCGAGATGAACGCCTTCACGGCGAAGGAGTACACCTGCTACTACGCGCGGGTCCTGGACACCGACCTGCCGCTGGCCATCGACGTCGTCTGCGACATGCTGACCGGCTCGCTGATCGCCCCCGAGGACGTCGACGCCGAGCGCGGCGTCATCCTCGAAGAGATCGCGATGACCGAGGACGACCCGGGCGACTGCGTGCACGACCTGTTCGCGCACACCATGCTCGGCGACACCCCCCTGGGCCGACCGGTCCTCGGCACCGTCGACACGATCAACGCGCTGAACCGCGGCCAGATCGCCCGCTTCTACAAGAAGCACTACGACCCCACGCACCTCGTCGTCGCCGCCGCCGGCAACGTCGACCACGCCACGGTCGTACGACAGGTCCGCAGGGCCTTCGAGCGCGCCGGGGCGCTCTCCCGCCACGACGCCGTCCCCATGGCGCCCCGCGAGGGCTCCCGCACCCTGCGCACCGCCGGCAAGGTCGAGCTGCTGAACCGCAAGACCGAGCAGGCCCACGTGGTCCTCGGCATGCCGGGCCTCGCCCGCACCGACGAGCGCCGCTGGGCGCTGGGCGTCCTCAACACCGCCCTCGGCGGCGGCATGAGCTCCCGCCTCTTCCAGGAGGTCCGGGAGAAGCGCGGCCTGGCCTACAGCGTGTACTCGTACACCTCGGGCTTCGCCGACTGCGGCCTCTTCGGCGTGTACGCGGGCTGCCGCCCGAACCAGGTCCACGACGTCCTCAAGATCTGCCGCGACGAGCTGGACCGGGTCGCCACGCACGGACTGGACGACGACGAGGTCGCCCGCGCCATCGGGCAGCTCTCCGGCTCCACCGTCCTCGGCCTGGAGGACACCGGCGCGCTGATGAACCGTATCGGCAAGAGCGAGCTGTGCTGGGGCGAGCAGATGTCCGTCGACGACATGCTCGCGCGCATCGCGGAGGTCACCCCCGACGACGTACGGGAGGTGGCGGGCGAACTCCTCACCCAGCGCCCCTCGCTCTCGGTCATCGGCCCGCTCAAGGACAAGCAGGCGGACCGCCTCCACGAAGCGGTCTCCTAA
- the dapB gene encoding 4-hydroxy-tetrahydrodipicolinate reductase, with product MSKLRVAVLGAKGRIGSEAVTAIEAADDLELVAALGRGDKLETLVDTGTQAVVELTTPASVMGNLDFCVRHGIHAVVGTTGWTDERLAQLTTWLDDSPGTGVLIAPNFSIGAVLTMKFAEQAARYFESVEVVELHHPNKVDAPSGTATRTAQLIAAARAKAGSAPQPDATTTALDGARGADVDGVPVHAIRLRGLLAHQEVLLGGEGETLTIRHDSLHHSSFMPGILLGVRRVVTTPGLTFGLEHFLDLN from the coding sequence ATGAGTAAGCTGCGCGTAGCCGTTCTCGGTGCGAAGGGCCGCATCGGCTCCGAGGCCGTAACCGCGATCGAGGCCGCCGACGACCTGGAGCTGGTGGCGGCCCTGGGCCGGGGCGACAAGCTGGAGACCCTCGTCGACACCGGCACCCAGGCCGTCGTCGAGCTCACCACCCCCGCGTCGGTGATGGGCAACCTCGACTTCTGCGTCCGGCACGGCATCCACGCCGTCGTCGGCACCACGGGCTGGACCGACGAACGGCTCGCGCAGCTGACCACCTGGCTGGACGACTCCCCGGGGACGGGCGTCCTGATCGCCCCGAACTTCTCCATCGGCGCCGTCCTGACCATGAAGTTCGCGGAGCAGGCCGCCCGCTACTTCGAGTCCGTCGAGGTCGTCGAACTCCACCACCCGAACAAGGTCGACGCCCCCTCCGGCACCGCCACCCGCACCGCCCAGCTCATCGCGGCGGCCCGCGCCAAGGCGGGCAGCGCGCCCCAGCCGGACGCCACCACCACCGCCCTGGACGGCGCGCGCGGCGCGGACGTCGACGGCGTCCCGGTCCACGCGATCCGGCTCCGCGGGCTGCTGGCCCACCAGGAAGTGCTGCTCGGCGGTGAGGGCGAGACCCTCACCATCCGCCACGACTCCCTCCACCACAGCAGCTTCATGCCGGGCATCCTGCTCGGCGTCCGCCGTGTGGTGACCACTCCCGGCCTCACGTTCGGCCTGGAACACTTCCTCGACCTGAACTGA
- a CDS encoding polyribonucleotide nucleotidyltransferase, which yields MENETHYAEAVIDNGTFGTRTIRFETGRLAKQAAGSAVAYLDDDTMVLSATTASKRPKDNLDFFPLTVDVEERQYAAGKIPGSFFRREGRPSEDAILTCRLIDRPLRPSFKKGLRNEIQIVETIMALNPDHLYDVVAINAASCSTILAGLPFSGPIGATRVALIKGQWVAFPTHTELEDAVFDMVVAGRVLEDGDVAIMMVEAEATEKTIQLVKDGAEAPTEEIVAAGLDAAKPFIKALCKAQSDLASKAAKPVGEFPVFLDYQDDVFEALSKAVTSELTQALTIAGKQDREAELDRVKEIAAEKLLPAFEGREKEISAAYRSLTKKLVRERVIKDKVRIDGRGVTDIRTLAAEVEAIPRVHGSALFERGETQILGVTTLNMLRMEQQLDTLSPVTRKRYMHNYNFPPYSVGETGRVGSPKRREIGHGALAERAIMPVLPSREEFPYAIRQVSEALGSNGSTSMGSVCASTMSLLNAGVPLKAAVAGIAMGLISQEIDGKTHYVALTDILGAEDAFGDMDFKVAGTKQFVTALQLDTKLDGIPASVLAAALKQARDARLHILDVMNEAIDVPDEMSPNAPRIITVKIPVDKIGEVIGPKGKMINQIQEDTGADITIEDDGTIYIGAQQGSQAEAARATINAIANPTMPEVGERYLGTVVKTTTFGAFVSLMPGKDGLLHISQIRKLAGGKRVENVEDVLAVGAKVQVEIAEIDSRGKLSLIPVIEGEEDEKKDDTDK from the coding sequence GTGGAGAACGAGACCCACTACGCCGAGGCCGTTATCGACAACGGAACCTTCGGCACCCGCACCATCCGCTTCGAGACGGGCCGCCTGGCCAAGCAGGCCGCCGGCTCCGCCGTCGCGTACCTGGACGACGACACCATGGTGCTGTCGGCCACCACCGCTTCCAAGCGGCCCAAGGACAACCTCGACTTCTTCCCCCTCACGGTGGACGTCGAGGAGCGGCAGTACGCGGCCGGCAAGATCCCCGGCTCCTTCTTCCGCCGTGAGGGCCGGCCCTCCGAGGACGCGATCCTCACCTGCCGCCTGATCGACCGGCCGCTGCGCCCCTCCTTCAAGAAGGGCCTGCGCAACGAGATCCAGATCGTCGAGACGATCATGGCGCTCAACCCCGACCACCTGTACGACGTGGTCGCGATCAACGCCGCCTCCTGCTCCACCATCCTGGCGGGCCTGCCCTTCTCCGGCCCGATCGGCGCCACCCGCGTCGCCCTGATCAAGGGCCAGTGGGTCGCGTTCCCGACGCACACCGAGCTCGAGGACGCCGTCTTCGACATGGTCGTCGCCGGTCGCGTCCTGGAGGACGGCGACGTCGCGATCATGATGGTCGAGGCCGAGGCCACCGAGAAGACCATCCAGCTCGTCAAGGACGGCGCCGAGGCTCCCACCGAGGAGATCGTCGCCGCCGGTCTGGACGCCGCGAAGCCCTTCATCAAGGCGCTCTGCAAGGCCCAGTCCGACCTGGCCTCCAAGGCCGCCAAGCCGGTCGGCGAGTTCCCGGTCTTCCTGGACTACCAGGACGACGTCTTCGAGGCGCTCTCCAAGGCCGTCACCTCCGAGCTGACGCAGGCGCTCACCATCGCCGGCAAGCAGGACCGCGAGGCCGAGCTGGACCGCGTCAAGGAGATCGCCGCCGAGAAGCTCCTCCCGGCCTTCGAGGGCCGCGAGAAGGAGATCTCCGCCGCGTACCGCTCGCTGACCAAGAAGCTGGTCCGCGAGCGCGTCATCAAGGACAAGGTCCGCATCGACGGCCGCGGCGTCACGGACATCCGTACGCTCGCCGCCGAGGTCGAGGCCATCCCGCGCGTGCACGGCTCGGCGCTGTTCGAGCGTGGCGAGACCCAGATCCTGGGCGTCACCACCCTCAACATGCTCCGTATGGAGCAGCAGCTGGACACCCTCTCCCCGGTGACCCGCAAGCGCTACATGCACAACTACAACTTCCCGCCGTACTCCGTCGGCGAGACCGGCCGCGTGGGCTCGCCCAAGCGCCGCGAGATCGGCCACGGAGCGCTCGCCGAGCGCGCCATCATGCCGGTGCTGCCCTCGCGCGAGGAGTTCCCCTACGCGATCCGCCAGGTCTCCGAGGCGCTGGGCTCCAACGGCTCGACGTCCATGGGCTCGGTCTGCGCCTCCACCATGTCGCTGCTGAACGCAGGTGTGCCCCTCAAGGCCGCCGTCGCCGGTATCGCCATGGGCCTGATCTCCCAGGAGATCGACGGCAAGACCCACTACGTCGCCCTCACCGACATCCTCGGTGCGGAGGACGCCTTCGGCGACATGGACTTCAAGGTCGCCGGTACCAAGCAGTTCGTGACCGCGCTCCAGCTCGACACCAAGCTCGACGGCATCCCCGCCTCGGTCCTGGCCGCCGCGCTGAAGCAGGCCCGTGACGCGCGTCTGCACATCCTGGACGTCATGAACGAGGCCATCGACGTCCCGGACGAGATGTCCCCGAACGCCCCGCGGATCATCACCGTCAAGATCCCGGTGGACAAGATCGGTGAGGTCATCGGCCCCAAGGGCAAGATGATCAACCAGATCCAGGAGGACACCGGCGCCGACATCACGATCGAGGACGACGGCACCATCTACATCGGTGCCCAGCAGGGCTCGCAGGCCGAGGCCGCCCGCGCCACGATCAACGCGATCGCCAACCCGACCATGCCGGAGGTCGGCGAGCGCTACCTGGGCACGGTCGTCAAGACCACCACCTTCGGTGCGTTCGTCTCGCTCATGCCGGGCAAGGACGGTCTGCTGCACATCTCGCAGATCCGCAAGCTCGCCGGTGGCAAGCGCGTGGAGAACGTCGAGGACGTGCTCGCGGTCGGCGCCAAGGTCCAGGTGGAGATCGCCGAGATCGACTCCCGCGGCAAGCTCTCCCTCATCCCCGTCATCGAGGGCGAAGAGGACGAGAAGAAGGACGACACCGACAAGTGA
- a CDS encoding ribonuclease J produces the protein MSHPHPELGTPPKLPKGALRVTPLGGLGEIGRNMTVFEYGGRLLIVDCGVLFPEEEQPGIDLILPDFTTIRDRLDDIEGIVLTHGHEDHIGGVPYLLRLKPDIPLIGSKLTLALIEAKLQEHRIRPYTLEVTEGQRERIGVFDCEFIAVNHSIPDALAVAIRTPAGMAVATGDFKMDQLPLDGRLTDLHAFARLSEEGIDLLLSDSTNAEVPGFVPPERDISNVLRTVFANAQKRIIVASFASHVHRIQQILDAAHEYGRRVAFVGRSMVRNMGIARDLGYLKVPAGLVVDVKTLDDLPDDEVVLVCTGSQGEPMAALSRMANRDHQIRIVPGDTVILASSLIPGNENAVYRVINGLTRWGANVVHKGNAKVHVSGHASAGELLYFYNICKPKNLMPVHGEWRHLRANAELGALTGVPKDHIVIAEDGVVVDLIDGKAKIVGKVQAGYVYVDGLSVGDVTETSLKDRRILGDEGIISVFIVVDSSSGKIVGGPHIQARGSGIDDSAFVAVTPKIQEALDKSAQDGVMEPHQLQQMVRRTVGKWVSDTYRRRPMILPVVVEV, from the coding sequence TTGAGTCATCCGCATCCTGAACTCGGTACCCCGCCGAAGCTCCCGAAGGGCGCCCTGCGGGTCACCCCGCTCGGCGGCCTGGGCGAGATCGGCCGGAACATGACGGTCTTCGAGTACGGCGGCCGCCTGCTCATCGTCGACTGCGGCGTCCTCTTCCCCGAGGAGGAGCAGCCGGGCATCGACCTGATCCTTCCGGACTTCACCACGATCCGGGACCGCCTGGACGACATCGAGGGCATCGTCCTCACGCACGGCCACGAGGACCACATCGGTGGTGTCCCGTACCTGCTGCGCCTGAAGCCGGACATCCCCCTCATCGGCTCCAAGCTGACCCTCGCGCTCATCGAGGCGAAGCTCCAGGAGCACCGGATCCGCCCGTACACCCTTGAGGTCACCGAGGGCCAGCGCGAGCGCATCGGCGTCTTCGACTGCGAGTTCATCGCGGTCAACCACTCCATCCCGGACGCTCTCGCCGTCGCCATCCGCACCCCCGCGGGCATGGCCGTGGCCACCGGTGACTTCAAGATGGACCAGCTTCCGCTGGACGGCCGTCTCACCGACCTGCACGCGTTCGCGCGCCTCAGCGAGGAGGGCATCGACCTCCTCCTCTCCGACTCCACGAACGCCGAGGTTCCCGGCTTCGTGCCGCCGGAGCGGGACATCTCCAACGTCCTGCGCACGGTCTTCGCGAACGCCCAGAAGCGCATCATCGTGGCGAGCTTCGCCAGCCATGTGCACCGCATCCAGCAGATCCTGGACGCCGCACACGAATACGGCCGCAGGGTCGCCTTCGTCGGCCGCTCGATGGTCCGCAACATGGGCATCGCCCGCGACCTGGGCTACCTGAAGGTTCCCGCCGGACTGGTCGTCGACGTCAAGACCCTCGACGACCTCCCGGACGACGAGGTCGTGCTGGTCTGCACGGGCTCGCAGGGCGAGCCGATGGCGGCCCTCTCCCGGATGGCCAACCGCGACCACCAGATCCGGATCGTCCCGGGCGACACGGTGATCCTCGCGTCGTCCCTGATCCCGGGCAACGAGAACGCGGTCTACCGCGTGATCAACGGCCTGACCCGCTGGGGCGCCAACGTCGTCCACAAGGGCAACGCCAAGGTCCACGTCTCGGGCCACGCCTCGGCCGGCGAGCTGCTGTACTTCTACAACATCTGCAAGCCGAAGAACCTGATGCCGGTCCACGGCGAATGGCGCCACCTGCGCGCCAACGCCGAGCTGGGCGCCCTCACCGGCGTACCGAAGGACCACATCGTCATCGCCGAGGACGGCGTGGTCGTCGACCTCATCGACGGCAAGGCGAAGATCGTCGGCAAGGTCCAGGCCGGTTACGTCTACGTCGACGGCCTCTCCGTCGGAGACGTCACCGAGACCTCCCTCAAGGACCGACGCATCCTGGGCGACGAGGGCATCATCTCGGTGTTCATCGTGGTCGACAGCTCCTCCGGCAAGATCGTGGGCGGCCCCCACATCCAGGCCCGGGGCTCCGGCATCGACGACAGCGCCTTCGTGGCCGTCACGCCGAAGATCCAGGAAGCCCTGGACAAGTCGGCGCAGGACGGCGTGATGGAGCCCCATCAGCTCCAGCAGATGGTCCGCAGGACGGTCGGCAAGTGGGTGTCCGACACCTACCGCCGGCGTCCGATGATCCTTCCGGTCGTCGTCGAGGTCTGA
- the dapA gene encoding 4-hydroxy-tetrahydrodipicolinate synthase, which translates to MAPISTPQTPFGRVLTAMVTPFTADGALDLDGAQRLAAHLVDAGNDGLIVNGTTGESPTTSDTEKDQLVRAVLEAVGDRAHVVAGIGTNDTRHSVELARTAERTGAHGLLAVTPYYNKPPQEGLLRHFTAIADSTGLPVMLYDIPGRSGVPIDTETLVRLADHPRIVANKDAKGDLGRASWAIAESGLAWYSGDDMLNLPLLSVGAVGFVSVVGHMVTPELRALIDAYASGDVQKATEIHQKLLPVFTGMFRTQGVITTKAALTLQGLPAGPLRLPLVELSAQETAQLKIDLAAGGVQL; encoded by the coding sequence ATGGCTCCGATCTCCACTCCGCAGACCCCCTTCGGGCGGGTCCTCACCGCTATGGTCACGCCCTTCACGGCGGACGGCGCTCTCGACCTCGACGGCGCCCAGCGGCTCGCCGCCCACCTGGTGGACGCAGGCAATGACGGCCTGATCGTCAACGGCACCACCGGTGAGTCCCCGACCACCAGTGACACGGAGAAGGACCAGCTCGTACGGGCGGTGCTCGAAGCGGTCGGCGACCGCGCGCATGTCGTCGCCGGCATCGGCACCAATGACACCCGGCACAGCGTCGAGCTCGCCCGGACGGCCGAGCGAACCGGCGCCCACGGCCTGCTCGCGGTGACGCCCTACTACAACAAGCCGCCGCAGGAGGGCCTGCTCCGGCACTTCACGGCCATCGCCGACTCCACGGGCCTGCCCGTGATGCTGTACGACATCCCCGGCCGCAGCGGGGTGCCGATCGACACCGAGACCCTCGTCCGGCTGGCCGACCACCCGCGGATCGTCGCGAACAAGGACGCCAAGGGCGACCTGGGCCGTGCCAGCTGGGCCATCGCCGAATCGGGACTCGCCTGGTACTCGGGCGACGACATGCTCAACCTGCCCCTCCTCTCGGTCGGCGCGGTCGGCTTCGTCTCCGTGGTCGGCCACATGGTCACCCCCGAGCTGCGGGCCCTGATCGACGCGTATGCGAGCGGCGACGTCCAGAAGGCCACCGAGATCCACCAGAAGCTGCTCCCGGTCTTCACCGGGATGTTCCGCACCCAGGGCGTCATCACCACGAAGGCCGCCCTGACCCTCCAGGGACTCCCGGCCGGACCGCTGCGCCTGCCGCTGGTGGAGCTCAGCGCCCAGGAGACGGCCCAGCTCAAGATCGATCTCGCCGCCGGCGGGGTACAGCTCTAG
- the rpsO gene encoding 30S ribosomal protein S15 — protein sequence MPLDAATKKQIMSEFAQKEGDTGSPEVQVAMLSRRISDLTEHLKTHKHDHHSRRGLLILVGQRRRLLQYLAKKDIQRFRALVDRLGIRRGAAGGAK from the coding sequence GTGCCGCTCGACGCCGCTACGAAGAAGCAGATCATGTCCGAGTTCGCCCAGAAGGAGGGTGACACCGGATCCCCCGAGGTCCAGGTCGCCATGCTCTCCCGCCGGATCTCGGACCTGACGGAGCACCTCAAGACGCACAAGCACGACCACCACTCCCGTCGTGGTCTGCTGATCCTGGTCGGCCAGCGTCGCCGCCTCCTGCAGTACCTGGCCAAGAAGGACATCCAGCGCTTCCGTGCGCTCGTCGACCGCCTCGGCATCCGCCGCGGCGCGGCCGGCGGCGCCAAGTAA
- the thyX gene encoding FAD-dependent thymidylate synthase gives MTDTPEPAKPHFRSDVTVELVKSDARDADVLFAARVSTAGEQSLEEVTKDPERSKGLINYLMRDRHGSPFEHNSMTFFVSAPIFVFREFMRHRVGWSYNEESGRYRELDPVFYVPGTSRKLVQQGRPGKYEFVEGTEEQYDLTTRAMEESYRASYAAYQEMLAAGVAREVARAVLPVGLFSTMYATCNARSLMHFLGLRTQHELAKVPSFPQREIEMVGEQMEAHWERLMPLTHAAFNKNGRVAP, from the coding sequence GTGACCGACACCCCCGAACCCGCAAAGCCCCACTTCCGCAGTGACGTCACCGTCGAGCTGGTGAAGAGCGACGCGCGCGACGCGGACGTGCTGTTCGCCGCCCGGGTCTCCACCGCCGGCGAGCAGTCGCTCGAAGAGGTCACCAAGGACCCCGAGCGCTCCAAGGGGCTCATCAACTACCTCATGCGGGACCGGCACGGCAGCCCGTTCGAGCACAACTCGATGACGTTCTTCGTCAGCGCCCCGATCTTCGTCTTCCGCGAGTTCATGCGGCACCGCGTCGGCTGGTCGTACAACGAGGAATCGGGCCGCTACAGGGAGCTGGACCCGGTCTTCTACGTCCCCGGAACCTCCCGCAAGCTGGTCCAGCAGGGCCGTCCCGGCAAGTACGAGTTCGTCGAGGGCACCGAGGAGCAGTACGACCTGACGACCCGCGCCATGGAGGAGTCCTACCGGGCCTCCTACGCGGCGTACCAGGAGATGCTTGCCGCGGGCGTGGCCCGCGAGGTCGCCCGTGCGGTGCTGCCGGTCGGCCTCTTCTCCACGATGTACGCCACCTGCAACGCACGCTCCCTGATGCACTTCCTCGGCCTGCGCACCCAGCACGAGCTGGCGAAGGTTCCGTCCTTCCCGCAGCGCGAGATCGAGATGGTCGGCGAGCAGATGGAAGCCCACTGGGAGCGGCTCATGCCGCTCACTCATGCGGCCTTCAACAAAAATGGACGGGTAGCCCCGTAG